The following proteins are co-located in the Pseudomonadota bacterium genome:
- the trmB gene encoding tRNA (guanosine(46)-N7)-methyltransferase TrmB — MPIERTVEVKGGAAWHRADFVYPCAAEPARGARIIVEIGPGRGDFLFHLAESNPDASVVGIEIKGKRVDKIIRRIERRGLENVTVIQDDARAALPRLFAASTVDEIHIQFPDPWPKRRHAKHRPINEGLLAECARVLKPGGTLSFITDHRPYAEFSSGMLARTEGIANCYAEPFVTDLADAFPTFFSEKWKAEGRSIYYQRYRKAVTGDLLIEDLC, encoded by the coding sequence ATGCCGATCGAGCGCACGGTTGAAGTGAAGGGCGGTGCCGCGTGGCACAGGGCCGACTTCGTGTATCCCTGCGCCGCGGAGCCGGCGCGCGGCGCGAGGATCATCGTGGAGATCGGGCCCGGCCGCGGCGACTTCCTCTTTCACCTGGCAGAGTCGAATCCTGACGCATCAGTCGTCGGCATCGAGATCAAGGGCAAGCGCGTGGACAAGATCATAAGGCGGATCGAGAGGCGCGGGCTCGAAAACGTGACCGTCATCCAGGACGACGCAAGGGCCGCCCTGCCCCGCCTCTTCGCGGCCAGCACCGTGGACGAGATCCACATCCAGTTCCCCGACCCCTGGCCCAAGAGGCGGCACGCAAAGCACAGGCCGATCAACGAGGGTCTGCTCGCGGAGTGCGCCCGGGTGCTCAAGCCCGGCGGCACGCTCAGCTTCATCACCGACCACAGGCCGTACGCGGAGTTCTCGTCGGGGATGCTCGCCCGGACAGAGGGGATTGCCAACTGCTACGCCGAGCCGTTTGTCACCGATCTCGCCGACGCCTTTCCCACATTTTTCTCAGAGAAGTGGAAGGCGGAGGGGAGATCGATATATTACCAGAGATACAGAAAAGCCGTGACTGGTGACTTGCTGATTGAAGACCTGTGTTGA
- the folE gene encoding GTP cyclohydrolase I FolE, with protein sequence MEKIIRSLLERLGEDPEREGLRRTPARVKESFEFLTEGYRQDPKKLIENSVFSDKHEEMVLVRDIPIYSLCEHHLLPFFGKAHVGYIPNEKIVGISKIARMVDLFARRLQVQERMTNQIANTLMETLKPKGVAVVIDAEHLCMQMRGVQKRGTSVITSAMLGAFRRRPETRAEFMNLIR encoded by the coding sequence ATGGAGAAGATAATAAGGTCGCTGCTGGAGAGGCTCGGCGAGGACCCCGAGCGCGAGGGGCTGCGCCGCACGCCGGCGCGGGTCAAGGAGTCGTTCGAATTCCTCACCGAGGGCTATCGGCAGGACCCGAAGAAACTGATCGAGAACTCGGTCTTTTCAGACAAGCACGAGGAGATGGTGCTGGTGCGCGACATCCCGATCTACAGCCTGTGCGAGCACCACCTGCTGCCGTTCTTCGGCAAGGCGCACGTGGGCTACATCCCGAACGAGAAGATAGTGGGGATCTCCAAGATCGCGCGCATGGTCGACCTCTTCGCCCGCCGGCTCCAGGTCCAGGAGCGCATGACAAACCAGATCGCGAACACGCTCATGGAGACCTTGAAGCCCAAGGGCGTGGCGGTCGTGATCGACGCGGAGCACCTGTGCATGCAGATGCGCGGGGTGCAGAAGCGCGGGACCTCGGTCATCACCTCAGCGATGCTCGGCGCGTTCCGCCGCAGGCCCGAGACCCGCGCGGAGTTCATGAACCTGATAAGGTGA
- a CDS encoding EI24 domain-containing protein, whose product MRQIKDLAFGFRCLVRGFTFLASHPRLWFWAALPTIINLLLLAVMIAAFAHFYGEIYGWLAAKLGLSGFAAPAAWWQHLLNWMIWAGNMLFQIFIVLLSLMLVMIASYAASFVVAGPFNDILSEHVEVIVTGREALPFTLKKFLSDLWRTIKVESIKAGILLAIPVALFVVSFIPVVGGPVYVALTFSFGAWDLGFSYADLPFGRKAASFDERWAFAKREKWTLIGLGAGFVIPFFALVFAPPMVIGGTLLYVERTKPEHS is encoded by the coding sequence ATGCGACAAATCAAGGATCTCGCCTTTGGTTTCAGATGTCTCGTGAGGGGATTCACGTTCCTCGCCTCGCACCCCAGGCTCTGGTTCTGGGCCGCCCTCCCCACGATCATAAACTTGCTGCTGCTGGCGGTCATGATCGCCGCCTTCGCCCACTTCTACGGCGAGATCTACGGCTGGCTCGCGGCCAAGCTGGGGCTTTCCGGCTTTGCGGCCCCTGCGGCCTGGTGGCAGCACCTCCTCAACTGGATGATCTGGGCGGGCAACATGCTCTTCCAGATATTCATCGTCCTGCTCTCCCTCATGCTCGTCATGATCGCCTCGTACGCCGCGAGCTTCGTTGTGGCGGGCCCGTTCAACGACATCCTCTCCGAACACGTGGAGGTGATCGTGACAGGCCGCGAGGCCTTGCCGTTCACCCTGAAGAAGTTCCTCTCGGACCTGTGGCGCACGATCAAGGTCGAGTCGATAAAGGCAGGGATCCTGCTCGCGATACCGGTCGCGCTCTTCGTCGTGAGCTTCATCCCGGTCGTCGGCGGACCGGTCTACGTCGCGCTCACCTTCTCGTTCGGCGCATGGGACCTGGGTTTTTCCTACGCCGACCTCCCCTTCGGCCGCAAGGCCGCCTCGTTCGACGAGCGCTGGGCGTTCGCGAAGCGCGAAAAATGGACGCTCATCGGCCTGGGCGCCGGTTTCGTGATCCCGTTCTTCGCCCTGGTCTTCGCGCCCCCCATGGTCATCGGCGGGACATTGCTGTATGTCGAACGAACAAAGCCAGAGCATTCTTGA